Proteins co-encoded in one Opitutus terrae PB90-1 genomic window:
- a CDS encoding ABC transporter permease has protein sequence MAPTSDSRSTGMGGIRTLDRVLRGWTLAVFVFLYLPILVLVVYSFNASRLNIVWQGVTLEWYERLLHNAPLLRAAKNSVIIAAFSVVLSVVLGTAGAWLLHRYRFHGARTLQTLAAVPMVIPEVLMGISLLIFFTMAGMQLGFITVIIGHVTFCFPFVLVAVQARLRGLDPAIEEAALDLGATPLKAFWLVIVPCLRPAIVAGALMAFTLSMDELIVTFFTTSAASATLPIRVFGMAKVGLNPMLNALSALFIIATVAVVFFSDYVRKLHR, from the coding sequence ATGGCCCCAACCTCCGATTCGCGCTCCACCGGCATGGGCGGCATTCGCACCCTCGACCGGGTGCTGCGCGGGTGGACGCTGGCGGTGTTCGTGTTCCTCTATCTGCCGATCCTCGTGCTCGTGGTGTATTCGTTCAACGCGTCGCGGCTGAACATCGTCTGGCAGGGCGTCACGCTGGAATGGTACGAGCGGCTGCTGCACAACGCGCCGCTGCTGCGCGCAGCGAAGAACAGTGTGATCATCGCGGCATTTTCGGTGGTGCTGTCGGTCGTGCTCGGCACCGCCGGCGCGTGGCTGCTGCACCGCTACCGGTTTCATGGCGCGCGCACGCTGCAGACGCTCGCGGCGGTGCCGATGGTGATTCCCGAGGTGCTGATGGGCATCAGCCTGCTGATCTTTTTCACGATGGCAGGAATGCAACTCGGCTTTATCACCGTGATCATCGGCCACGTGACGTTCTGCTTTCCGTTCGTGCTGGTCGCGGTGCAGGCGCGGCTGCGCGGACTGGATCCGGCGATCGAGGAGGCGGCGCTCGATCTCGGCGCGACGCCGCTGAAGGCTTTCTGGCTCGTGATCGTGCCGTGCCTGCGGCCGGCGATCGTCGCGGGGGCGTTGATGGCGTTCACGCTGTCGATGGACGAGCTGATCGTGACGTTTTTCACCACGAGCGCCGCGTCGGCGACGCTCCCGATCCGGGTGTTCGGCATGGCGAAGGTCGGACTCAATCCCATGCTCAACGCACTCTCCGCGCTCTTCATCATCGCGACCGTCGCGGTGGTGTTCTTCTCCGACTACGTGCGCAAGCTGCACCGGTGA
- a CDS encoding polyamine ABC transporter substrate-binding protein gives MKLVRFLLPLGLAAAVSTVSAASKKQELNLFGWSEYVPQAVIDGFTAETGIRVNFETYASNEELLSKLVAGGGAYDLVQPSDYAAEVMIRQKLLAPLDLSQLTNLKNIDPSFLKRPHDPEGRYTVPYMAGTVGIVVNTDVIKTPIKGYRDVFQPAHQGRIVVLNDNRELVTWALYTLGLPINTINAEALAKVRPVLADWVQRVKVFDSDSPKTALLNGDVDLGIVWSGEAAILWNQDKKFQYVIPAEGAHQFIDVLAIPAAAKNKENAHKFINYILRPQVSKLVSADFPYTNPNLEARKLLSPEELANPASYPPAGKLETFRDIGRAAGDIDRLVTDLKSGL, from the coding sequence ATGAAACTCGTTCGTTTCCTCCTCCCGCTCGGACTGGCCGCCGCGGTCAGCACCGTCTCCGCCGCTTCCAAAAAACAGGAACTGAATCTCTTCGGCTGGTCCGAGTATGTGCCGCAAGCCGTGATCGACGGGTTCACCGCCGAGACGGGCATTCGCGTGAACTTCGAGACGTATGCCTCCAACGAGGAACTGCTCTCGAAACTCGTGGCCGGTGGCGGCGCCTATGATCTCGTGCAGCCGTCGGACTACGCGGCCGAGGTGATGATCCGCCAAAAACTCCTCGCTCCGCTCGACCTCAGCCAGTTGACCAATTTGAAAAATATCGATCCGAGCTTCCTGAAGCGGCCGCACGATCCCGAAGGTCGCTACACGGTCCCCTACATGGCTGGCACCGTTGGGATCGTCGTGAACACCGACGTCATTAAGACCCCGATCAAGGGCTACCGCGATGTGTTTCAACCGGCGCACCAGGGCCGGATCGTGGTGCTGAATGACAACCGCGAACTCGTGACCTGGGCGCTCTACACGCTCGGTCTGCCGATCAACACGATCAACGCGGAGGCGCTCGCGAAGGTGCGGCCGGTGCTCGCGGACTGGGTGCAGCGGGTGAAAGTGTTCGACTCCGACAGCCCGAAGACCGCGCTGCTCAACGGCGATGTCGACCTCGGCATCGTGTGGAGCGGCGAAGCGGCGATCCTCTGGAACCAGGACAAGAAGTTTCAGTATGTGATTCCGGCGGAAGGCGCGCATCAGTTCATCGACGTGCTGGCGATCCCGGCAGCGGCGAAGAACAAGGAAAACGCTCACAAGTTCATCAACTACATCCTTCGTCCCCAGGTCTCGAAACTGGTGTCGGCAGATTTCCCCTACACGAACCCGAATCTCGAGGCCCGCAAGCTGCTGTCGCCGGAGGAACTGGCCAATCCCGCGAGCTATCCGCCCGCCGGCAAACTGGAAACGTTCCGCGACATCGGTCGCGCCGCCGGCGACATCGACCGGCTGGTGACGGACTTGAAGAGCGGACTGTGA
- a CDS encoding ABC transporter permease: MTNDVRSSAAVGLERRRASWRAWLLLAPMVLWLVLFVVLPSVILLVYSFCERDELGRVVYTFTTENFIRVFDPVYVRIFARSIGYAGLTTIICVVVGYPVAFCVARAREEWRQRLLLLVMIPFWTSFLIRTYAWITILKKEGLLNGLLEGLALPSVELLYTPTAVIIGLVYAYLPFMILPIYGSAEKLDGALIEAAYDLGAGPLRVFSSVIIPLTLPGIAAGTLLVFVPAIGMFAITDLMGGARVPMIGNVIQNQFMQARDWPFGAALGVVFMALFALTYLILLRVTTREEHP, from the coding sequence ATGACGAACGACGTCCGTAGCTCCGCCGCCGTCGGGCTCGAGCGCCGCCGCGCCTCGTGGCGCGCGTGGCTGCTGCTCGCGCCGATGGTGCTGTGGCTGGTGTTGTTCGTGGTGCTGCCGAGCGTCATCCTGCTGGTCTACAGCTTTTGCGAGCGGGACGAACTCGGCCGCGTGGTTTACACGTTCACGACGGAGAACTTCATTCGCGTGTTCGATCCGGTTTACGTCCGGATCTTCGCACGCTCGATCGGTTATGCAGGGTTGACCACGATCATCTGCGTGGTGGTCGGGTATCCGGTCGCGTTCTGCGTTGCGCGCGCGCGCGAGGAGTGGCGGCAACGGCTGCTGCTGCTGGTGATGATTCCGTTCTGGACGAGCTTCCTGATTCGCACCTACGCGTGGATCACGATCCTGAAAAAAGAGGGATTGCTGAACGGGCTGCTCGAAGGCCTGGCGCTCCCCTCGGTCGAGCTGCTCTACACGCCGACGGCGGTGATTATCGGACTGGTTTACGCTTATCTGCCGTTCATGATCCTGCCGATCTACGGCAGCGCGGAAAAGCTCGACGGCGCCTTGATCGAAGCGGCCTACGATCTGGGCGCAGGACCGCTGCGCGTGTTTTCGAGCGTGATCATCCCGCTCACGCTGCCCGGCATCGCGGCGGGTACGCTGCTGGTGTTCGTGCCGGCGATCGGGATGTTTGCCATCACCGACCTCATGGGTGGTGCGCGCGTGCCGATGATCGGCAACGTGATTCAGAACCAGTTCATGCAGGCGCGCGACTGGCCGTTCGGCGCGGCGCTGGGAGTTGTTTTTATGGCGTTGTTCGCCCTCACGTATCTCATCCTGCTGCGCGTGACCACGCGGGAGGAGCACCCATGA